Proteins found in one bacterium genomic segment:
- a CDS encoding shikimate dehydrogenase — protein MQNAAFAAAGLNWCYVALPVARTRLGDALRGLVALGAAGANVTVPHKEAALAYLDDTSDDARAIGAVNTVRVQGERLVGYNTDGAGLLDALRIDGGVAVEGARAVVVGAGGAARAAAFALAGA, from the coding sequence ATGCAGAACGCCGCGTTCGCCGCGGCCGGCCTCAACTGGTGCTACGTGGCGCTTCCCGTTGCCCGGACGCGCCTCGGGGACGCGCTCCGCGGGCTCGTGGCGCTCGGCGCCGCCGGCGCCAACGTCACGGTGCCGCACAAGGAAGCGGCGCTCGCCTACCTCGACGACACGTCTGACGACGCGCGGGCGATCGGCGCGGTCAACACAGTCCGCGTGCAGGGCGAACGTCTCGTCGGCTACAACACCGACGGCGCCGGCCTGCTCGACGCGCTGCGGATCGACGGCGGCGTGGCGGTCGAGGGCGCGCGGGCCGTGGTGGTCGGTGCGGGCGGCGCCGCGCGCGCGGCGGCGTTCGCGCTGGCCGGGGCGG